The DNA region GGGCACACAGCTCTCTCAGAGCTGGAGGGGAAGGTTATAACACGGAAAACATAACATTCTCTGCTCTCATCAGATATTCAAGTCCCAGTCCTCTCCGGCACTTCCAGCATTATCACATGCaactttttcaaatatttatctGTTTTTATCTGGTTATCCTCCTGGGGCGTGTGCTGTACTCTGTTGCCTGTTAATGAAGACCATTTGGAATCCTGTCCAAGGGACAGTGTGGTGTGGGGAGGGACACACAGCGTTGGTCCAGGAGCACAGTTGTCAAACTACACTTTAGAGGCTGGGTTAAAGGGACTTGTCACCCTAACAGTGACCTCCTGATGCTGTGTGCCTTTAGAACATCTTTTGGCATTTCCCACGGATTAACTGTACTAAAGAGAAAACATGGTGCTTTTCCTGCTATGTTCCCTTGTGAGGAAAAGCTTTATCTGCGTGACACCAACCACACAGAGCGGTCAGGAGGGACTCGAGATGGTTGTCCCCTCTGGGTCAGGGACACCATGTGTGCCACATCCTGGGATGCCAAGAGTccttccccatccccacagagctgcGTGAGACCCATACCACAAAAAACCTAAAGCTCCAAAACCTAAGTATTCATGGTGAACcagaatacagatttttttttttttggagagcTTGGCATTATTATACAGTCACTGTCGTTATGGAGTCACTACGTCAGAGTACTACAAACTACTATTAGTACAGTAATCTGATTTatacagcttttctttttttttttttaatttttagttttaattaCATTATTCTGCACatttataaaacagaaaaacGGATCCCTCCCAGCAGGTCCTCAGCAAGAGCAGCCATGAGCTTTAGCTTCGCGTTTCACGcagaccccacagaccccaaagCCGCGCGCGGACTCCGCCCCACGGCCGGGCCCCGCCTCGCTTCGGCGCACGCGCCTGGGGGCGGCTCGCGACGGCCGGAAGTGGCGCACGCCGGGGGCGGTGCCGCGATCCGCGTGGCGCGGGAatggaggggcagctggagaggCCGGCCGTGGAGCAGCTAGAGAGCTCTGCCGTGGAGCCGGGCGGGCAGCCGGAGAGGCCGGCCGTGGAGCAGCTAGAGAGCTCTGCCGTGGAGCCGGGCGGGCAGCTGGAGAGCCCGGCCGTGGAGCAGCTAGAGAGCTCTGCCGTGGAGCCGGGCGGGCAGCCGGCCGTGGAGCAGCTAGAGAGCTGGGCCGTGGAGCAGCTAGAGAGCTCTGCCGTGGAGCAGCTAGAGAGCTCTGCCGTGGAGCAGCTAGAGAACTCGGCCGTGGAGCCGGGCGGGCAGCCGGCCGTGGAGCAGCTAGAGAACTCTGCCGTGGAGCCGGGCGGGCAGCGGGAAGTGGTAGAGCAGCTGGAAAACCCGGCTGGGGGGCCGGGAGGGCAGCGAGAGGTGGTGGAGCAGTTGGGCAACCTGGCCGTGGGGCCGGGCGGGGAGCGGGAGGTGGTGGAGCAGCTAGAGAACCTCGCCGTGGAGTCGGGCCGGCAGCGGGAGGtggtggagcagctggagagcctAGCTTTGGAGCCGGGCGGGCAGGGGGAGAACCTGGCCTTGGGGCCGgtcgggcagctgggggtgatggagcagctggagaacccggccgtggggccgggcgggcagctggaggtggtggagcagctggagaacCCGGCCGTGGAGCCGGGCGGGCAGCTGGAGGtggtggagcagctggagaacCCGGCCGTGGAGCCGGGCGGGCAGCTGGAGGtggtggagcagctggagaacCCGGCCGTGGAGCCGGGCGGGCAGCTGGAGGTGGTGGGGCAGCTGGAGAACCCGGCCGTGGGGCCGGgcgggcagctgggggtggtggagcagctggagaacccggccgtggggccgggcgggcagctggaggtggtggagcagctggagaacccggccgtggggccgggcgggcagctggaggtggtggagcagctggagaacccggccgtggggccgggcgggcagctgggggtggtggagcagctggagaacccggccgtggggccgggcgggcagcggcaggCCGACCAGGAGATAGTGCAGAGCTCTGCGGAGGGCGGTGGGGAAGTCCAAGCTCCTCTGCCCCCAGCCGCGGGACCGCGGCGCTCGCCGCCGCCCGCCTGGCCCCGCTCTCCTGCTGCCGCCGTGCCCTCGTCGGACTCGGACAGGTGGGTTCAGCCCCGGCGCTCCCCCGGGGTCGCCCCTTGTTCGCCGAGGCCtcgggcggcggcgcgggccgCTGGCGCTGTGGCTGAGCGCCCGAGAGCCCTGTGGGCCTCCTCGCCGCCTTCCGCTCTCCCGGTGTTTCCCCCCTCTGGAGTTGCTCCTTCCCATCAAACGTGTAATTTTCAGTTACATTTTTCTAGGAGTCTGTTAAATTAGGTCTCCAGAAGAGTGCCTGTAAGGGTGTAGCACGAGTTTGGTGGTTGCGGCCTGGAGAGTGTGGGCCACCCACCCATTGGCTTGAGGTGGTCCTGACAGAAGGCACCTGCAGCTTTTGGGGCAGGACACCCACGGTGTTACTGCTGAAGAACCTGAATGTAGGACTGCAGGTGGGGAGTCTGCACACCATACCACGTGCTCTGATGTTGGCATCTCAGTGGAAAAGCTCAttctctgcttttttaaaattttttatttaatatggGTCCATCTTCTACTTGCTGCATCTCTGTACTTTGATGTTCAGTGTAGTTGGTGAAAGGTAACTGGTTAAATGTGTGCTCTGTTGCAGTGTTAGAAGTCTGCACACTTTGGTTGTTGCAGTAAGCCTTGTGTTTTCTTATTGGGCCAGTGCAGCAGGATGGCCATGTACTTCTTTTGACTAGAGGAGGCTAAAATAAAGTCTAAGAATCTTCTCTTAAAGATACCAAGTTTCATTAAGAGTTAATTGATTGAAGTTTGACTTCAGAAGTACTTTTGTTGGTTCAAAGTTTACCTTCAATATCAAGAAGTGATAGAGAGTGAAATTCCTGACTTCCAGGGGCTTCACCTCTGTCTAGTGTTTTTTACTTCCAAAATCTGTTGTGCTGATAAACCCTAAAGATGAAATTTTCATAACTTCAACTTACTTATCTGTCTTGTATGTATCTCagtctttgttttgttttgtttttaacttcCTCCACTGATCCGTGTCctagtctgatttttttttttgtctttctccttTATTGATGTTGTTCCAAGAAGCCCATTTTTGACCTTTTCATAAGGTTTATTTGGAGAGGTGCTCTTACTTCTTGTCATTACCATGAGCATTTGTTGGAATAAAGAAAGGAGCAATAGAAAGCCATCTATTTACTTGGGAATGAGAGTGGTATTACAAGAATCTAGaaagaagtgttttttttttttttttcttcaggtagTTGCTTAAGTTTGCTTATCTCAGTGTATTTAAAGTTTGTATTGTATATCTTCAGTTACTAGGATCAATTGTTCcacatttctttcttcccccAGCCCTTGAAGAACTTGGACCTTTGCTAAAATGAGCGTGTTCACTGGTTGAATAAGGGCTGGTTTCTTACTCCACTCTTTACTTGCAATATTGAGAGTTTAAGACAATAAACATCTCTTACATATGTGACAGTGAGAAATACTGAATTACTCTGTGAATATTTACCAGGGGATTTGGACAGGACATGAATTATTAAATTAATCCATTTTATTTACGAAAATtagagtttttttccccttcactgTTCTGCAAGATGTGCTGCttggaataaatattttcttaactTTCACTCAGCGTTATGCTAACGTTGGGATTTTATAAGAACAGTGACTGTGAGAAGGCAGTATTGTAACtcccatgtttttttttttttcatttagtgATACAGATTCAGATAGTTCATCAACTACACTCTTCTCTTCATCTTCATCAGCAGTATCTGATGAAGATGATCATCCAAATGAGAAGGATAACAGATCATACTGTCTTAGGACAAAGGATGAGTTGCCTATTGATGTAAGTAcaatgcagtatttttttaaaccctTTCCTACTAACCGAActaaaaatttatattttaagtcAGTCCTCCTGTGTCAAGATGGGGATTGATAAGAATCAGAACAGTAAAAGAGAAACTCCAAGGCTGGCCTAGACACAGTTTAGTgggtaaagcaaaagccaccCGCACAAGCAAAGCGAACCCAGAAATTAATTTGCCACTTTCCATGGACCGGCAGGTGTTCTGCCGTCCCCAGGAAAGCTGGGCTCCGTCATATGTAACTGTTGCTTGGGCATACAAACAGCATCACTGGAAATGTCCCTCATTCTCCTTTTTCACCCAGCTTTgtatgctgagcatgatgttACATGGTAGGGAATGTGCCTTTGGTCTGTGCAGGTCACCTGTCCTTGCACCTCCTCACTGGTGGGGTGGCatgagaggcagaaaaggccttggctctgtgtaagccctgctcagcaatgaTGAAAACGTCTCTGTATTGTCAGCGATGTTTCCAGCACAGATCCAAAACACAACCCCATaacagccactgtgaagaaaattggCTTTTCTGCAGTGAAACCCACCACAGTTAATAACAGAGTCATGTTTTTCAGGTATATGCATTAAGGAGTGTTAGTGGAATCGTTTCGGAAATCTCTTGCTTTGAAACAAGCATTGGCAGATACTGTATATGGTGTGGCAGAAGGTACCATTTTGAGATACAGGATCACAATTTTACCTTCCTGCTTGTCTTTGGCCTTCGAATTCTCTTACAAAAGTGACTCAGTTAAGTCTTAACAGTGAACTTGATTTGGTGTTGGAAAAATCACTGGCCAGTAGAAAGAAGATGGATGGTGTAGATGGTGTTTTTATCTTAATTCATGGTTGCGTTTAATGGTAAATATTTGGGAAAGTCTTGGCCTTTTTGATCTTGATGTTATTCTATAAGCCTTTGCCAAATGTCTTTGTTAGAATGAAGATTATCAGGTGAAGTGTTGATAAACCATGATAAGATTCTTCTGTTTGTGTGGAATTTTGTTTCTAGTTGTACTCTTTAAAAGTGCAGTTCAGTGCTAAGATTTGAACTCTGAGCATTCACAGGGTGTTGAATTTGAAGATAATGCTTACTCTAGTTGCCTTGTATTTCATAAAATCTTTATTGAATTCACAGCAGCATGGTATATGCATAGAAATCTCAGTTCATGAGTAAATTGGAGGTCGATGATGAACTTGGTGTTAATTAGTCTTTGATAGTAGATTTTGATCCTTATATGAGAAAAAGCCTAATTTGAATATTGTGTAGTACTCATTACTGTATCTGAAGTTTGGCTGTTTGTGTTCTCTCTGATGTCTAGTACCAAATGCAACtttcagctaaaaaaaattctttgtatAGGCTGTTGTGATGTTTACCTCTTCTATAATGATCCAAGTCATGATATAAATGGACAGTCTCCATTTTGTTAAATCAGTTGATACACATCTGGTGCATTTTATGCTATATTGCCTCTTGCTCTGTACATTTTTCTTCCAGCATGCATTGAATGCTGTTGCAAGTGGTCTTATTTTTTGATTTCTGATTATTGTGTTGTACATCGAGTGTGGATGAAATGCCTGTCAATTGTTGGCTTTCTCCAGCTAAATAAAACTGGCTTCTGCCGTAGTTGTGATGGAAATAGGTAGAGTAGTGTCTCTGTAGGAGAGATTTCCTCAAAAGCTGTGGTCCCCCAAGATGAGTTCATTTAGGATGATTCTGAAAGAGGCAAATCAAActagtttttttaaaaagaaatcttcaAAATGCCAGGGGATTTTCCCAAACTGTCAAATTTCTGCAGTGACAAAGTGGTAAGTGCCTTTGCGTGATACTATATTGTAAACATTGACTTGATGTTTGCAGAAACTGCCTCCTGTTGAAGACTTATCAATAATTCTTCCAGATAATGTTGAACTGAAGCTCTTTGGGACAGTTTCCAGCATCATTGAGCAGCTAGGTAGGCAAGATATGTTTGCTGTGTTCTTAATTATTATAAGTTCTGTATATCTCTGCATGAATTGTGTTCTTAGCTGTTCCTTCAAAGTGTCAGTCCTGCAGCTTCCTATTTCTAGGGCTAGCAGGTTGCTGAATTGGAATTTGAGCTAACAGATGACATTTGTGTTGAATTACCTTTTGTTTGGCTTATATGCATGTGTTTCTATGTAacttctgtgtttatttttttaattcaaaccCCTTTATTTCTGCTGTTTAATGTGGTTTTTATATTGATACT from Anomalospiza imberbis isolate Cuckoo-Finch-1a 21T00152 chromosome 4, ASM3175350v1, whole genome shotgun sequence includes:
- the NAF1 gene encoding H/ACA ribonucleoprotein complex non-core subunit NAF1; translated protein: MEGQLERPAVEQLESSAVEPGGQPERPAVEQLESSAVEPGGQLESPAVEQLESSAVEPGGQPAVEQLESWAVEQLESSAVEQLESSAVEQLENSAVEPGGQPAVEQLENSAVEPGGQREVVEQLENPAGGPGGQREVVEQLGNLAVGPGGEREVVEQLENLAVESGRQREVVEQLESLALEPGGQGENLALGPVGQLGVMEQLENPAVGPGGQLEVVEQLENPAVEPGGQLEVVEQLENPAVEPGGQLEVVEQLENPAVEPGGQLEVVGQLENPAVGPGGQLGVVEQLENPAVGPGGQLEVVEQLENPAVGPGGQLEVVEQLENPAVGPGGQLGVVEQLENPAVGPGGQRQADQEIVQSSAEGGGEVQAPLPPAAGPRRSPPPAWPRSPAAAVPSSDSDSDTDSDSSSTTLFSSSSSAVSDEDDHPNEKDNRSYCLRTKDELPIDKLPPVEDLSIILPDNVELKLFGTVSSIIEQLVIIESLRGLPPVNEESIIFKEDRQAVGKIFEIFGPVSHPFYVIRFNNSEHIKEKGINVQDSMYFAPSVEDFTQYIFAEKLKQEKGSDASWKNDQEPPPEVLDFSDDEEEREAKQKKKKPQSQGRKKVRSETVPSNENKELHHPEQQPASTYSRGYRGRGFSRDLYPPPSGPRGFFRPQVRPPQLYFSDWRVHQEPPVFPPPHGRENPMMQQYAFPPPDFGYVSDWHQFHPPPSNMNMMWTGPNMYNLSYSFLPPPPPPPPAPGSHPPQFRPC